Part of the Tautonia rosea genome, TTGGCCATCGCCAGCTGACCCTGACCGTTGAAGACCAGGGGAGCGCGGAACTCGTCGTCGAAGGGGAAGCCGGGTTGGTTGATCTCTCCCGTTCCGTTCCCGTTGACCGAACCGCCCTGAACGATGAACTGGTCACCCGGGAAACCCTGGGCGACCCGGTGGAAGTTCTTGCTCGGCAGATTCGTGAAATTCGGGTTCGGATTCGTCGTCGGCGAGGTGTAGAACCCCTGGTTGACCAGCGCGAGGATCCGACGGACCGTCACCGGCGTCAACTCGTCAAAGAGCTGAAACGTCATGGTCCCGGAAAAGGCCGGGTCTCCGGCACCGCTTGACTCATGAGAGACGTCAATCGACAAGAACGATCCGTTGACGACCGAAACGCCGATGTTCGGATTGCTCGACGTGGCTGTGAATTGCTGAGCCTCGGTCCCCCCTTCCAGGGGAACCACCCGACCCAGGTCGGCCGCGACCGAGAGGTTCGGAATCGGATTGAGCGAGGCAACGAGCATCTGACGAGGCTCAAGCCCTTCGAGTCGTGGGCGACGAGCCCGTTGCCGATCGGCTGCCGAGCCGCCGGCCCCGAACCATCGTCGGATCGACCCGCCACGATTGCGATCCCGCATCGGACTCCTCCCGACCTTCGGCCGTTCCCTCCACGCGGGCAGGCCATTGGTGCCACCGCGCGATCGTCTGACCTTCTCGATCGGTTGATCCGGTCGCACAGCTTGAGCCGAAGCTGCGCAAAGTGACGGCCGCGAGGCCGGGGCCTGGGCCGAGCCCCCGCCACAAGCTCCCCGAACCCGCCCCGGGCGGACGCCTCGGGGCGGCACACCCAAGCATCACACACACTCATGCATTCGCAAGGCCCTTCGCGACCTGAGTCCGCCGCCCCGCTGCGGTCAGTGCGCCTCGGGGTCGTGGGAGTAATTCACGAAGAACATGCCCGAGCCGGTGCCGCGGATGCGATACGCCCCGGACCTCCCCTGGCCGGCATCCCAGAGGTGGACGACCGTACTCCTCTGCTCTCCGAGGCTACGCGTACCGATCCCGTGGGCGCACTTGCCGACCACCCTCCCCGAGGCCTCGTCCACGATCTCGACGTCCACGAATCCACCTTCATAGTGGTAGAACGCAAGATAGGTATCGAAGTCGCCCGTGAGGTGGACGACCGTGTCAATGCGGCCCGTGAATCGCCCCGAGATCGCGGGAAGCGTCTCGATCCTCGCGGGAACAGCCTCCCGATGATTCGTCTCAACGACCCGAGGCGCCTCGTCGGCGGGATCTTCCCCCCCGGGCGGGCGGGACCAGCGGCCGCCATAGAAGCGGATGAAATCCTGGTAGCCGTCCCCGACGTTCTTCACGTAGGCCGAGTCGTCCGTCAACCGGACGAAACAATCGCGCGACTCGTCGTAGAGCAGGACCGCCTCCTCACCGCGAAACATCAGCCGGAAATTGTATTCGATCGTCTCGTCGTTGACCGTGATCCGCTCGACCCAGCGATCTGCAACGTTGGCGCGGAAGTACCCGGCATCATGCACCCAGTAGGTGCGCGTCTGCGCCTGGGCCATCAACGGGGCGCCGAAGACCACCACGAAGCTCAAGAGCCACTTCCGACGCATGGCGCGACTCCTCCAAGGCGATCAGGGACAGCACTCCCGCCAACAGAACGGTAAGATCAGTGTATGTGGCTCCGACGAGCTTGACAAGTTACCGGGCTGCCGCCGCCCGTAGCCCAGCCGGGGCGAAACGCAGAACCGCCTCGCCCCCGGTCGGGGAGCGAGGCGGTTCAAGGATCTCGTCGTTTCGTCTGGCCTGGGGAGATCAGTTCCCCTTCGGAAGCGAGAACTGGATGATCATCAGGCCGTCATCCTCCATCACGCTGTAGCTCCCCCCCTGGGTGAGGTACTTGGCGAAGACGGAGAACTCCGGAATCTTCTCGATGTCAATCAGATCCGAGAGGTCCGGCACCTCTGCGCCACCGGCGTTGCCGGCAAGGTCCAGCGCTTCCTGGAACTGGCCGCTGGTGACCGTGTTGTACACGGCTCGCGCCTGTTCCTCGGGCCGGTTGTAGGCGAACGTCGAGACCTGAGTCGGGAACTTCGAGGCCACACTCTGGAACTGAGCGTCGTCGGCCAGGCTGCTGCCACCGCCGCGAAGGATCTGCTCCAGAAGCTGGGCGCGACCCGTGGCGAACAGATAGCCCTTGGCAATCGCAATGCTCACCTCACCCGAGAGCTGCATCTGAGGAGCTCCCGGCGCGGCCGGCAGTTCCGGAAGCTCAACGTCGTAGATCGTCGTGCCCTGGAAGTCTCGCTTCTTCGGATTCGCGCCGGTGATGGCGAAAATCTTGTTCAGCGTGGTCTGGAAGGTTTGCTCGTCGTCCAGCTCGACCGCAATCAGCGCTCGCTGACTTTCCGCGTCGATTTCAGCCCCTTCCCCTTCAAAATCGGAGAGAATACTGATCCGATCACCGAGCGGACCGAAAATGTCTTGCTGGAAGCGAATCGTCTCACCGTTCGGACCCTGCAGGCCGCGTTCGACGTTCTCGAGCGCGCCGGGCAGGAACATGTTCACCAGGTCGCCCAGCGCCGTGTAAGCCGCGTTCAGATCCCAGCTAATCGTCTGATAGCTGCTGACGTCGGCCGGAACCCAGGCTTCAGGAGTCGGGGCGATCGGCGGCATCTGCACCAGCCGAAGGATCCCAGCGCGAGGGCCAGGGGCGTAAACAAACGTCTTGGAGATCGAGTCGTAGTCGCCGGTGGCCAGATCCAACGTGCCTCCCACCGCCTTGAGCTGATCAACCCCGAGCGTCCGCAAGAGGGCTTCCGCCTGACCGGCCTCTCCCCCTTGCTCGGCGGCCGCCTGGATCACCAGTTGCAGCGCCTGCTGGACATCGATGTACCAGCAAACCTGGCTGTCGGTTCCCAGCTTCGCACCGATGGCCTGATAGCTTGCGCTCGCGGCCAGCGAATCTTCTCGGCCGTCGGTATTGGCCAGCAGGTCCTTGACCCCTTCGACCCCTACGCCGATGAAGTAAACGCTTCCCTCGTTGGTCCAAACCAGCGGCGGGCTGTCCTCGGCCGGCGGCTGGATGATCGTCAGGGTCTTGCCCTGGAACTCCTCGGTCCGAGACTGACCGCCGGCTTCCTGAACGAGCTGATCCGTCCCCTTGGTCATGATGTCGTTCATCCGCTCGGCGTTCTCACCGGCGTCGGCGACCAGCAAGACGGCGATCGGCAGCACATCGTCACGGCGGGTCACGGCCAACCAGGCCGCTCCCTGAGGCGTTTCGAGCAACTCTTCCAGGCTCACGCCAAGCCGTTGCTGCAGCTCATTCTCCAGATCCGCCAGTTTGGCGCGAACGTCATCCTTCAGCGGCTCCATGGCCGGATCGGCCAGCAGCTTGCCGATCTGACTGCGGCCGAGGGCCTCACGCAGATCGCTAGCACTCTTGGCCTTGACGATCGCAACCGTCGAACTGGGCAGCGCGTTCTCGTCGGGGACTTGCGCCGCCACCGGAACCGCCGCTGTCAAGATGCCGAGCAATGCCGAGCCGGCGAGTACCCGAATCGGGAATCGCATCGCGCTTTTCTCCTTTGAACAATTGAGGAAAACTCACCAGATGACCCCCACGCGAGCCGATCATGGCATCGCGAACACCAGAGGGTCAGGGGGGACGGACAAGCCTGAATTCATCCGTCAGCACTCAAGGTCCGCCCCTTCTCACGACGAAAGGCCGACGCGAATCACGCCAACCCATGTGTCTGTTGCTCCCGGCAATTCTGATGCCAGGTGTTCGATTGATTGATCCGACCGCAGAATCTGCGCTACTCCCTTGATTCTCGATCAGGTGATCCCGCCTCGACGGACCCCTGCTTCGCTTCGGCGAACGTTTCGGCTCGGCGACGGCGGGGCGGGTCCAGATAGCGGTAGCCGCTGTTCGGATTCTCCTTGTCGTACGCGAACGCGTCTCGGTTCTTCAAGAAGTCTTTGAGGTAGTTGATCGGAATGGCGAACCCAAGATTATCCCCTTGCGAGGCCTTCATGTTGGTCACGCCGATCACCTCTCCTCGAAGATTAAACAGCGGACCTCCGGAATTCCCCGGATTGATGGCCGCGTCGGTCTGAAGATACACCAGGCCCTCGAAGTTCCGGTTCAACGTGCTGAGAATCCCCTGCGAGACGCTCCGCTCCAAACCCAGCGGGTTTCCCACCGCAAAGGTCCCGTCTCCGGCATCAAGGTCATCGAGCGTACCCAGCACAACGTGTTCGAGTTTCAATCCCTCCTGAGCCGGCAATTTTAACAAGGCCAGATCGAGGAACGGATTGACCGCGACAATCTGGACGTCATCAATCTTCCGACGACGCCAACCGCTTGACGTGCGCTGATAGAGAATTGCCGAGATCCGCGTTTCCCCTTCGATCACATGATTATTGGTCACGGCAAAGCCGTCTGGGTTGATAATAAACCCGGAGCCGATCCCCGAGGGGGTCTCAATCGAGACCACCGCCTCACCAAACTGGTTCACCAGTTCGTTGACCGGCCGAGGTCGCAGTAATCGAACTTCGAAAAACCCGTCGCTCGGCGACGTCGCATCCCCCGCAACGTTCAGCGATTCGGGCGCGGTCTCTTCAGGAGCCCCTCGCCGAAGGATTTGATCCCGAGGAACCTTGATCACGTCGTAACCCACATCGAGAAACAACGCATCAGGCTTTTCGGCCAGCACCTTCCCGACAATTTGGTAGCCGTCGTTCAGCACAACGCGCTCCACGTCCTGAAGCGCGGCTCCGTCCGACGGAACCCCCAGAAGCAGCCAGCTCACCGCCAGAATCACGGGCAACGTTCTTGGCAGCATAGACAATCCGTTTCTGCGAATGCGTTTGCGCATATCGACCTTCCTGATGCGAATATCCCGCCATTGTAGAATGACGGTGCCACGATTCAAGACTCCGGCGGTCCCAGGCTCGTGACCGGTTCCTCCACGTCGGGACGCTCCGTGAGCATCGCCTCGAATCCCGAGGTCTGGTCAACCTGATACCGATTCTGGCCGTCCTCGGCTGCAACGATCAACGCCTCAACCCCTTCCGCCTCCTCCGCCAGCTCAAGACCACGCTGCGGACCCAGCACCGAAAGGGCCGTCGCCAAACTATCCGAAGTCGTCCCGTCCCGTGCCACTACGGTGACACTACTCCGGCCGGTCAGGCCCAGTCCCGTCCTCGGATCAACAATGTGCGAGTAGCGAACTCCGTCGATCTCGACAAACCGTTCGGCATCCCCGGAGGTCGAGACCGCCTGATTCCGCATCGAGAGAAATCGCCTCGCCCCCCCCTGCTCCTCAGCGTCGATCGACGCGATCCCGATGATCCAGCCCGATCGCCCCGGAGGCGGATCACCCACCACGATGTCCCCTGCTCCGGCCACCAGCGCCCGGGTGATTCCCGAATCCCTCAGCACCGCCAGGGCCGCATCGCTCGCATATCCCTTGGCGATCCCCCCCACGTCGAGCCGCATCCCTGGCCGGGCCAGGCGGACGGTTCTCGCCTCGGCGTCCAGTTCCAGCCCTTGCCAGCCGATCCTCCCCAGCGCCTCCTCAAGCTGCGATCGGCTCGGTAATTCCCGGTTCCTCCTCGCTCGCCTCCAGAGCTTCACCACCGGGTTGATCGTCGCGTCAAACGCCCCATCGGTCTGCTCCGAGAGCGCCCGAGACCGCGCCAGCACCTCAAAGAGTTCCGGGCTCACGGGCACGGGAGGCCCGCCGGCCTCGTCGCTCAGCCGCATCAATTCGCTGTCGACCTTGTAGTCGCTCAGCGTCTCGTCAAGGAAGGCGATCCGAGCAAACGCCGATCGGGCCGCACTGCTGGCGAGGTCGCCATCGTTGCAGTAGATTAGAATCGTGAACTCGCTCCCCATGTGGGTCTCACGGAACTCGAACCGATCGAGTTCCGCCTCCCCGCGGTCCTCAACCGCCAGGCTTGATCCCACAACCAGGAGCATCCCGAGCAGTCCCACGCTCATCCACCGTCCTCCCCGAGGACCGAAGGCCGTCGCTCCGATCGCCTTGAGCCCTTGGCCTGGTGTTTCGATTGGTCGAGTTCGTTCTCGCCGCCTTCGACCGTTCCCGTCCGCCCGAGGAGTCCATCCTACGATGATCATCCCGCTGTCGCACGGCAGGACTGGTATTCTTGCCGTCGCATGCGCCTTGCTGGTCCTTCCCACCGCCTCCTCCTGGGGGCAGGACCCCACGACCCCGGAGGAAATGAAGCCCTACACGGAGACGATCGCCGGGACCGACATCACCTTCGAGATGGTCCCGATCCCCGGCGGCACCTTCATGATGGGCAGCCCCGACGACGAGGCCGACCGCACCGAGCATGAAGGCCCCCAGCACCCCGTCACCATCGCCCCCTTCTGGATGGGCAAGCACGAGGTCACCTGGGACGAGTACGACGAGTTCGCCTTCAGCTTCGACCTCCGCCGCAAGGAACGCGAAGGCGTAGACCGCGACGCTCAGCCCGAGGGTGAACGCAACGCCGACGCCATCACCCGCCCCACCCCCCCCTACGCCGACGAAACCTTCGGCCTTGGCCGCGAAGGCCAGCCGGTCATCTGCATCACCCTCCACGCGGCCATGGAATACTGCCGGTGGCTCTCCGAGAAGACCGGCCACACCTACCGCCTCCCCACCGAGGCCGAGTGGGAATACGCCGCCCGCGCCGGCACCGAAACCGCCTTCCACTTCGGCGACGACCCGGCCGAGCTGGAAGAGTACGACTGGTTCTTCGAAAACTGCGAAGGCCCCCAGCCCGTCGGCCAGCTCAAGCCCAACCCCTGGGGCCTCTACGATATCCACGGCAACGTCGCCGAGTGGGTCCTGGACCACTACATCGAAGACCTCTATAGTCAGAGGTCGCAAGACTCTCCAACCGTCCGACCGGTGGTCGTGCCGGACGCGTTCGAGTATCCCTACATCGCTCGGGGAGGCTCGTGGGACTTCGACGCCTACGACTGCCGCAGCGCATCCCGGCACGTCTCCAATCCCGATTGGAGCGTCCAGGATCCGCAGCGCCCCCAGAGCATCTGGTGGCACACCGATGCCACCTTCGTCGGCTTCCGGATCGTCCGGGCCTTCGAGGAACAGCCCGAGCTGATCGACTTCAAGTCGCCAATCATCAAGGGCAAAGGCCCGAAGCCCGACGACACCCAGTAACCAACCCCGGCCAGGATTCCAAGCCTTCTGTGCGTGTTTCGCGAAGGATGACTTGCGATTGCCTTGCCTGCAACCCCTTCGCCTCCCCTGCACACTCTCCCGCTTCCGTAGGAGCGCGAGCCGACCTCGTTCATCCCCTCCCAATCCTCTCCCCCGCTCGCGGGGGAAAGGGTGGCCGCAGGCCGGGTGAGGGGGTCCGCTGCCCGAACGCCATGTCTTGCGATCCAAACCAATACCCTTCACCAAGGTCTTCTCCCTGCTCGCGCGAAGTGGGGGTCAGCGGAATTCCACCCTTGCCCCCACCGGCTCGGCAGCGGAAGACAGAAGTCCGGGTGAAGCGGTGGCGACCCGCTCGACCCGTCACGAGAAACTGCTCCGACGCGCCGAGTCGAGTCTCCAATCCCCTGACCGATCCGATCCGCCTGCATGCAGTTGGGCCCCACCACCTCAAAATGGGTCGACCAGTCGGTCTCGTGGTGCGGCCCCAATTTCAATGAGTACCTCTTCCTTTTCGGATTCTCAGTCCCCCGACTCGGGAGCTTCGAGCCATGACCGGACCCAAGCCCTCTCGCCGTAACTTCCTCCGGAACTCGGCCGTCGCCGCCGTCGGCACCGCCTCGCTCACCGCTGTTCCGAATGCCTTCGCCGCGGGGACCGACTCAATCCGGGTCGGCGTCGTCGGCTGCGGCGGTCGTGGCACCGGCGCCGCGGAAAACATCTGCGAAGCCGCCGGCCAGGACCACAACGTCACCATCCACGCCCTGGGCGACGTCTTCGAAGGCCAGGCCAACCTCGCCGCCGACCGCCTCTCGAAGAACTCGAAGGTCGGCGAGAAGTTCGACGTCAGCCCCGACCGCGTCTTCGCCGGGTTCGATGCCTACAAGGACGTGATCGAGGCCTGCGACCTGGTCATCCTCGCCACCCCTCCCGGCTTCCGACCTTTGCACATTGAAGCCGCCGTCAAGGCCGGCAAGAACATCTTCACCGAGAAGCCCGTCGCCGTTGACGGCCCCGGCATTCGCAAGGTCCTCGCCGCCGCCGAGGAGGCCAAGAAGAAAGGCCTCGCCGTCGTCGCCGGCACCCAGCGCCGCCACCAGACCGGCTACATCGAATCGATGGAGAAGATCCGATCCGGCGAGGCCATCGGCGACGTCATCACCGCCCGAGTCTTCTGGAATCAGGGGAACATCTGGGTCCGTCCCCGCCAGCCCGGCATGGACGACATGGCCTACCAGCTCCACAACTGGTACCACTTCCTCTGGCTTTGCGGAGACCACATCGTCGAGCAGCACGTCCACAACCTCGACGTCGCTCGCTGGGCCTTCGGCGACATGGTCCCCTCCTCCTGCGTCGGCATGGGAGGCCAGCAGGTCAACACCGACCCCGGCTTCGGCCAGTCGTACGACCACTTCGCCGTTGACTACGCCTTCGAGGACGGCCGCCACGTCATGAGCATGTGCCGCCAGATCGACGGCTGCGCCAAGGACGTCTCCGAGTACATCGTCGGCCACAAGGGCACCGCCCACCTTATGCCCGGCAACTACAACCTCGCCGGCCAGCGCCTCCGCGCCCGAGGGGAAGTGAACCCCTACGTCAACGAGCATATCAACCTGCTCAAGTCCATCGCCGAAGGGCAGCCCCTCAACGAACTCGAACGCGTCGCCCACAGCACCCTCATGGCCATCATGGGACGCGACTCCGCCTACACCGGCAAGGAGCTGACCTGGGACGAGGCCCTCAATTCCACCCTCGACACCTTCCCCACCAACCTCGAATGGGGCGCCCGCCCCGAGATCATCGTCCCCAAGCCGGGCATCACCAACTACGCCTGAGCCTGTGCGTCTCCCTCGTCACGCAACCCGCGGCCGGATTCCCTCCGGTCGCGGGTTCTCTTTTGGCCACTCAAGATCGAAGCGTTGAGACGATCGGCCCGTAATACTCCGGTCTTCGGTCGGCAATCCGGTCAATCTCATGCAAGCCCGGCACCCGGATGATTTTCTTCCTCCTCGCCAGTTCCGGGTCGATCTCCGCCATCAAGATCTGTTCGCACTCCCCATCCCCTCGGGCAAGCACCTGCCCGTTCGGATCGACGATCGAGCTGTGGCCGATGAACGGGAACCCTCGCTCGCTTCCCACGCGATTCACGGCCATCACATACACTGCATTTTCCATCGCGCGTACGATCGGAAAATGCTCGGCCGTCGGCTCCGCCCGCGTCGGCCAGTTCGTCGGCCAGAGAAGCACCTCCGCCCCGAGCAAGGTCATCACTCTCCCCGATTCTGGGAATGAGCCGTCGTAACAAATGTGCATACCCAGCCGGAGCCCCGCCGCCTCAACCACCTCAAACGGCCGATCTCCCGGATCGACAAACCGATCGACTCCCAAAAACGGCAGGTGGTTCTTCCGATACGACGCGATCACCCCCTTCGGGCCCACCATAGCGCACGCATTAAACAGCCGCTCTCCGTCCCGCTCCAACAGGCCGACCACGGCGAAGACGTCTCGCTCGGCACATCTTGCCCCGATTGCCCCAAGGCTCGGCCCTGGAATTTCCTCGGCCGCCGACATTGCCTCGTCACGCGACTCGAACACATAACCGCTCAGGGCACACTCAGGGAAGACGACCAGCCGTGCCCCCGCCCCGGCGGCCGTGTCGATCCGGTCGAGGATCGCCCGGAGATTCCCCTCCCGATCCCCCAGTTTCACATCCATCTGCACCGCGGCCACCCGCACGGTTTCCATTCCACGCACTCCTCGTT contains:
- a CDS encoding carbon-nitrogen hydrolase family protein, whose translation is METVRVAAVQMDVKLGDREGNLRAILDRIDTAAGAGARLVVFPECALSGYVFESRDEAMSAAEEIPGPSLGAIGARCAERDVFAVVGLLERDGERLFNACAMVGPKGVIASYRKNHLPFLGVDRFVDPGDRPFEVVEAAGLRLGMHICYDGSFPESGRVMTLLGAEVLLWPTNWPTRAEPTAEHFPIVRAMENAVYVMAVNRVGSERGFPFIGHSSIVDPNGQVLARGDGECEQILMAEIDPELARRKKIIRVPGLHEIDRIADRRPEYYGPIVSTLRS
- a CDS encoding Gfo/Idh/MocA family protein, whose amino-acid sequence is MTGPKPSRRNFLRNSAVAAVGTASLTAVPNAFAAGTDSIRVGVVGCGGRGTGAAENICEAAGQDHNVTIHALGDVFEGQANLAADRLSKNSKVGEKFDVSPDRVFAGFDAYKDVIEACDLVILATPPGFRPLHIEAAVKAGKNIFTEKPVAVDGPGIRKVLAAAEEAKKKGLAVVAGTQRRHQTGYIESMEKIRSGEAIGDVITARVFWNQGNIWVRPRQPGMDDMAYQLHNWYHFLWLCGDHIVEQHVHNLDVARWAFGDMVPSSCVGMGGQQVNTDPGFGQSYDHFAVDYAFEDGRHVMSMCRQIDGCAKDVSEYIVGHKGTAHLMPGNYNLAGQRLRARGEVNPYVNEHINLLKSIAEGQPLNELERVAHSTLMAIMGRDSAYTGKELTWDEALNSTLDTFPTNLEWGARPEIIVPKPGITNYA
- a CDS encoding formylglycine-generating enzyme family protein, which gives rise to MIIPLSHGRTGILAVACALLVLPTASSWGQDPTTPEEMKPYTETIAGTDITFEMVPIPGGTFMMGSPDDEADRTEHEGPQHPVTIAPFWMGKHEVTWDEYDEFAFSFDLRRKEREGVDRDAQPEGERNADAITRPTPPYADETFGLGREGQPVICITLHAAMEYCRWLSEKTGHTYRLPTEAEWEYAARAGTETAFHFGDDPAELEEYDWFFENCEGPQPVGQLKPNPWGLYDIHGNVAEWVLDHYIEDLYSQRSQDSPTVRPVVVPDAFEYPYIARGGSWDFDAYDCRSASRHVSNPDWSVQDPQRPQSIWWHTDATFVGFRIVRAFEEQPELIDFKSPIIKGKGPKPDDTQ
- a CDS encoding FAD:protein FMN transferase, whose translation is MSVGLLGMLLVVGSSLAVEDRGEAELDRFEFRETHMGSEFTILIYCNDGDLASSAARSAFARIAFLDETLSDYKVDSELMRLSDEAGGPPVPVSPELFEVLARSRALSEQTDGAFDATINPVVKLWRRARRNRELPSRSQLEEALGRIGWQGLELDAEARTVRLARPGMRLDVGGIAKGYASDAALAVLRDSGITRALVAGAGDIVVGDPPPGRSGWIIGIASIDAEEQGGARRFLSMRNQAVSTSGDAERFVEIDGVRYSHIVDPRTGLGLTGRSSVTVVARDGTTSDSLATALSVLGPQRGLELAEEAEGVEALIVAAEDGQNRYQVDQTSGFEAMLTERPDVEEPVTSLGPPES
- a CDS encoding S1C family serine protease, which translates into the protein MLPRTLPVILAVSWLLLGVPSDGAALQDVERVVLNDGYQIVGKVLAEKPDALFLDVGYDVIKVPRDQILRRGAPEETAPESLNVAGDATSPSDGFFEVRLLRPRPVNELVNQFGEAVVSIETPSGIGSGFIINPDGFAVTNNHVIEGETRISAILYQRTSSGWRRRKIDDVQIVAVNPFLDLALLKLPAQEGLKLEHVVLGTLDDLDAGDGTFAVGNPLGLERSVSQGILSTLNRNFEGLVYLQTDAAINPGNSGGPLFNLRGEVIGVTNMKASQGDNLGFAIPINYLKDFLKNRDAFAYDKENPNSGYRYLDPPRRRRAETFAEAKQGSVEAGSPDRESRE